One Nocardia iowensis DNA window includes the following coding sequences:
- a CDS encoding YrdB family protein — protein MSLNPAMLAIRFLLELVAICSFGVYGWRAFDSPWKFLLVAVLPLATATLWGTFAVPDDPSRDGNATVAVPGALRLALELAIFGGGAAALWAAGLPKWALASLAVIVVYLALAYDRFAWLLKA, from the coding sequence GTGTCACTCAATCCGGCGATGCTCGCGATCCGGTTTCTGCTCGAGCTCGTCGCCATTTGTTCCTTTGGCGTCTATGGCTGGCGGGCCTTCGATTCGCCGTGGAAATTCCTGCTCGTAGCGGTGTTGCCGCTGGCCACCGCGACCCTGTGGGGCACCTTTGCCGTCCCCGACGACCCGAGCCGCGATGGCAACGCCACGGTCGCCGTCCCCGGCGCCCTGCGTCTGGCGCTCGAATTGGCGATCTTCGGCGGCGGCGCCGCGGCCCTCTGGGCGGCCGGCCTGCCCAAGTGGGCCCTGGCCTCGCTCGCCGTCATAGTCGTCTATCTAGCTCTCGCCTACGACCGCTTCGCCTGGCTCCTCAAAGCCTGA
- a CDS encoding RDD family protein, with translation MAPIADEQANPEFPGQHLGLPKSGAGSLAGMGRRIAALFVDWLIALGIAAMIVRSGQASSLTLLIWFVIGVGAVTLFGFTPGQYFLRLRTVRIDAPVTVGFVRALARQALLVFVVPALFTDADGRGMHDRATGTALVHSR, from the coding sequence ATGGCACCCATCGCGGACGAGCAGGCAAACCCCGAGTTCCCCGGGCAACATCTCGGCCTGCCGAAGTCCGGCGCCGGTTCGCTGGCCGGGATGGGCCGCCGGATCGCCGCGCTCTTCGTGGATTGGTTGATCGCGCTCGGCATCGCGGCGATGATCGTGCGCAGCGGCCAGGCCTCCAGCCTGACCCTGCTGATCTGGTTCGTGATCGGGGTCGGTGCGGTGACGCTGTTCGGCTTCACGCCGGGGCAGTACTTCCTGCGCCTGCGGACCGTCCGGATCGATGCGCCGGTGACCGTCGGTTTCGTGCGCGCGCTGGCCAGGCAGGCGCTGCTGGTGTTCGTGGTGCCCGCGCTGTTCACCGACGCCGATGGTCGCGGCATGCACGACCGGGCGACCGGCACCGCGCTCGTCCACTCCCGCTGA
- the glnA gene encoding type I glutamate--ammonia ligase, protein MTFSTADEVIKYLADEEVEYVDIRFSDLPGVQQHFSIPAKAFTTDLAEEGLAFDGSSVRGFQSIDESDMLLLPDFSTARLDPFRAAKTLNLNFFVHDPFTREAYSRDPRNIARKAEEYLKSTGIADTAYFGAEAEFYIFDSIRYDSKMNGAFYEIESISGSWNTGAQFNPDGTLNRGYKVRNKGGYFPVAPYDHYVDLRDKISTNLQNAGFELERGHHEVGTAGQAEINYKFNTLLGAADDLQLFKYIVKNTAWQEGKTVTFMPKPLFGDNGSGMHVHQSLWKDGKPLFHDEAGYGGLSDLARHYIGGILHHAPSLLAFTNPTVNSYHRLVPGYEAPINLVYSQRNRSAAVRIPVTGNNPKAKRIEFRAPDSSGNPYLAFAAMMMAGLDGIKNKIEPLAPVDKDLYELPPEEAKNIPQAPTSLATVIDRLEQDHDYLTEGNVFTDDLIETWINIKREQEIAPVNLRPHPYEFELYFDV, encoded by the coding sequence GTGACGTTCAGCACGGCCGACGAGGTCATCAAATACCTCGCTGATGAAGAGGTCGAGTATGTCGACATCCGCTTCAGCGATCTTCCCGGTGTGCAGCAGCACTTCTCGATCCCGGCGAAGGCTTTCACCACTGACCTCGCAGAGGAAGGGCTAGCGTTCGACGGCTCCTCCGTCCGTGGCTTCCAGTCGATCGACGAGTCGGACATGCTGCTGCTGCCCGACTTCAGCACCGCGCGACTGGACCCGTTCCGTGCCGCCAAGACGCTGAACCTCAACTTCTTCGTGCACGACCCGTTCACTCGGGAGGCGTACAGCCGCGACCCGCGCAACATCGCGCGTAAGGCGGAGGAGTACCTGAAGAGCACCGGCATCGCCGACACCGCGTACTTCGGTGCCGAGGCGGAGTTCTACATCTTCGACTCGATCCGCTACGACTCGAAGATGAACGGCGCCTTCTACGAGATCGAGTCGATCTCGGGTTCCTGGAACACCGGCGCGCAGTTCAACCCGGACGGCACCCTGAACCGTGGCTACAAGGTTCGCAACAAGGGCGGCTACTTCCCGGTCGCGCCGTACGACCACTACGTCGACCTGCGCGACAAGATCTCGACCAACCTGCAGAACGCGGGCTTCGAGCTCGAGCGCGGCCACCACGAGGTCGGCACCGCCGGTCAGGCCGAGATCAACTACAAGTTCAACACCCTGCTCGGTGCGGCCGATGATCTGCAGCTGTTCAAGTACATCGTGAAGAACACCGCGTGGCAGGAAGGCAAGACCGTCACGTTCATGCCGAAGCCGCTCTTCGGTGACAACGGCTCGGGCATGCACGTGCACCAGTCGCTGTGGAAGGACGGCAAGCCGCTGTTCCACGACGAGGCCGGCTACGGCGGGCTCTCGGATCTGGCGCGGCACTACATCGGCGGCATCCTGCACCACGCGCCGTCGCTGCTGGCGTTCACCAACCCGACCGTGAACTCCTACCACCGCCTGGTTCCGGGTTACGAGGCGCCGATCAACCTGGTGTACTCGCAGCGCAACCGGTCCGCGGCCGTGCGTATCCCGGTCACCGGTAACAACCCGAAGGCCAAGCGCATCGAGTTCCGCGCGCCGGACTCCTCGGGCAACCCGTACCTGGCCTTCGCCGCCATGATGATGGCGGGCCTGGACGGCATCAAGAACAAGATCGAGCCGCTGGCCCCGGTCGACAAGGACCTCTACGAGCTCCCGCCGGAGGAGGCCAAGAACATCCCGCAGGCCCCCACCAGCCTGGCCACCGTCATCGACCGCCTCGAGCAGGATCACGACTACCTGACCGAAGGCAACGTCTTCACCGACGACCTGATCGAGACCTGGATCAACATCAAGCGCGAGCAGGAAATCGCCCCGGTGAACCTGCGCCCGCACCCCTACGAGTTCGAGCTGTACTTCGACGTGTAA
- a CDS encoding DNA-binding protein, giving the protein MVLDCDGLSRLVDDSVSMVALVAEARSRGMEVVISALTIIEATHRKTDRARLAWLLSALRVEPVADAAAKCASALLIEAGLHGHKYAIDAVVAEMALRQQAPVVMLTSDVDDMRKLCGASVRLIAT; this is encoded by the coding sequence TTGGTCCTGGACTGTGACGGACTGTCCCGGCTCGTCGATGACTCGGTGTCGATGGTCGCGCTCGTCGCCGAAGCGCGGTCCCGCGGCATGGAAGTCGTGATCAGTGCGCTCACCATCATCGAGGCCACCCACCGCAAGACCGACCGGGCCCGCCTTGCTTGGCTGCTGTCCGCTCTGCGCGTCGAGCCCGTCGCCGATGCGGCCGCGAAGTGCGCGTCGGCACTGCTCATCGAGGCAGGACTGCACGGCCACAAGTATGCGATCGACGCCGTTGTCGCGGAAATGGCGCTGCGCCAGCAGGCCCCGGTGGTCATGCTCACCAGCGACGTCGATGACATGCGTAAGTTGTGTGGCGCATCGGTGCGCCTGATCGCGACCTGA
- a CDS encoding cupin domain-containing protein, whose amino-acid sequence MQNFDIPALLAVLPGEGETVHIPGFGATYKLYGHQTNGAMSIVEHPFDVGTITPPHMHSREDEYSIVLAGRIGFRSDDTEVVLDPGGYIIKPRGEMHAMWNAGDVPGRIIEVIIPGGFETYFRDLADLIADTSTPAESFTELASDYGLTYGHPDWLDDVIERYHLNPLPQR is encoded by the coding sequence GTGCAGAATTTCGACATACCCGCGCTGCTGGCCGTGCTTCCCGGTGAGGGCGAGACCGTACACATTCCGGGCTTCGGCGCCACCTACAAGCTCTACGGCCACCAGACCAACGGTGCGATGTCCATCGTGGAGCACCCATTCGACGTCGGCACCATCACCCCGCCGCACATGCACAGCAGGGAAGACGAGTACTCGATCGTCCTGGCAGGCCGAATCGGCTTCCGCTCCGACGACACCGAGGTGGTCCTCGACCCCGGCGGGTACATCATCAAACCGCGCGGCGAAATGCACGCCATGTGGAACGCGGGTGACGTTCCAGGCCGCATCATCGAAGTCATCATCCCTGGCGGTTTCGAAACCTACTTCCGCGACCTGGCCGACCTGATCGCCGACACCAGCACCCCCGCCGAATCTTTCACCGAGCTCGCCTCCGACTACGGCCTGACCTACGGCCACCCCGACTGGCTCGACGACGTCATCGAGCGCTACCACCTCAACCCGCTCCCCCAACGCTGA